The following proteins are co-located in the Syntrophorhabdaceae bacterium genome:
- a CDS encoding IS1595 family transposase, giving the protein MNQSIISAERFHNEEEAYKFVESKLWPNGPVCPHCGTIGRSGKLNGKTYRIGLYKCYACRKPFTVKIGTIFEDSHIPLRYWLQAMYFMCTSKKGISANQLSRTLGVTLKTAWFMTHRIRYAMEQHPEGPFYGPVEMDETYVGGKFRTGSHAVKPGKRPKDRLSPFDNKAAVVSVLQRGGSVRSFHVQRVTAKNLKPIVEEMVAENAHLITDESTVLESVGANRKHSQVNHSEYEYVRIEGDEKITTNSIEGYFSILKRGINGVYHHCGKQHLHRYLAEFDFRYNNRVKLGVDDEQRADKALLGVVGKRLTYTTPA; this is encoded by the coding sequence ATGAACCAATCAATAATATCAGCCGAACGCTTTCACAATGAGGAAGAAGCCTACAAGTTTGTTGAATCGAAGCTCTGGCCTAATGGCCCCGTGTGTCCTCATTGCGGTACGATTGGGAGAAGCGGCAAGCTCAATGGGAAAACTTATAGAATCGGTCTTTACAAGTGCTATGCCTGCCGCAAGCCGTTCACGGTGAAGATCGGGACTATTTTTGAAGATAGCCACATTCCATTAAGATATTGGTTACAGGCTATGTATTTCATGTGTACTTCAAAGAAAGGGATTAGCGCGAACCAATTGAGCCGCACTCTTGGCGTTACGCTTAAAACAGCTTGGTTTATGACCCACAGAATCAGATATGCAATGGAACAGCATCCAGAAGGCCCGTTCTATGGCCCCGTTGAAATGGATGAAACTTATGTCGGCGGTAAATTCCGTACAGGCTCACACGCAGTTAAGCCAGGGAAACGTCCGAAAGACAGGCTATCTCCATTCGATAATAAGGCGGCTGTTGTCTCTGTGTTACAGCGTGGCGGCTCTGTTCGTTCTTTCCACGTGCAACGAGTCACAGCAAAGAACTTGAAGCCTATCGTTGAAGAAATGGTTGCTGAGAACGCTCATCTGATAACCGATGAATCTACGGTATTGGAGAGCGTAGGCGCAAATCGAAAACACTCACAAGTGAACCATAGCGAGTATGAGTATGTTCGCATAGAAGGCGATGAAAAGATCACCACAAACAGCATCGAGGGCTATTTCAGCATCTTGAAGCGTGGCATCAACGGCGTGTATCATCATTGCGGCAAACAACATCTTCACAGATACCTTGCGGAGTTCGATTTCAGATACAATAACAGGGTAAAGTTGGGCGTTGATGATGAGCAAAGAGCAGACAAGGCATTGTTGGGCGTAGTCGGCAAGCGTCTCACCTATACGACGCCTGCTTGA